A DNA window from Equus quagga isolate Etosha38 unplaced genomic scaffold, UCLA_HA_Equagga_1.0 HiC_scaffold_6306_RagTag, whole genome shotgun sequence contains the following coding sequences:
- the LOC124232455 gene encoding feline leukemia virus subgroup C receptor-related protein 2-like, with protein sequence LNAGAFYALSTLLNRMVILHYPGEEVNAGRIGLTIIIAGILGTVITGIWLDKTKTYKETIRVVYFMTLVGMVVYTFTLNLGHLWVVFITAGTMGFFMTGYLPLGFEFAVELTYPESECMSSGLLNVSAQVFGIMLTIAQDQIIGKYGAMPANIFLCVFLTLGVVLTAFIKADLRRQKANKETPDNKLQEEEEEEESHTSKAPSALSEEHF encoded by the exons gTCTGAATGCTGGTGCTTTTTATGCCCTGTCCACTCTGCTGAATCGCATGGTGATCTTGCATTACCCG GGGGAAGAAGTGAACGCTGGAAGAATCGGCCTGACCATCATCATTGCAGGAATCCTCGGGACCGTGATCACAGGCATCTGGCTGGATAAGACCAAAACCTACAA GGAGACAATCCGAGTTGTTTATTTCATGACTCTGGTGGGCATGGTGGTGTACACGTTCACCTTGAACCTGGGACACCTGTGGGTAGTGTTCATCACCGCTGGCACAATGGG CTTCTTTATGACTGGCTATCTCCCTCTGGGATTTGAGTTTGCTGTGGAGCTGACATACCCAGAATCAGAATGCATGTCGTCTGGCCTCCTTAATGTGTCTGCCCAG GTATTCGGGATCATGTTGACCATTGCCCAGGACCAGATTATCGGGAAGTATGGGGCCATGCCTGCAAACATCTTTCTGTGTGTGTTCCTCACCCTTGGAGTAGTCCTCACTG CATTCATTAAGGCAGATCTCCGGAGGCAGAAAGCAAACAAGGAAACTCCTGACAAT aagctccaagaggaggaagaggaggaggagagccatACCAGCAAAGCCCCCTCGGCCCTCTCTGAGGAGCATTTCTGA